The following proteins come from a genomic window of Populus nigra chromosome 6, ddPopNigr1.1, whole genome shotgun sequence:
- the LOC133697071 gene encoding glycosyl hydrolase 5 family protein-like isoform X2, translating into MGRLVFFSFISFFSFLTTFSDVMIPQKQVMALPLSTDSRWVVDENGQRVKLACVNWVSHLEVMVAEGLSKQPMDGIAKRILSMGFNCVRLTWPVFLVTNDTLGSLTVRQSLQSHGLLESISGIQANNPSIIDLSLLDVYQAVVSSLGNNNVMVILDNHISKPGWCCSNSDGNGFFGDQYFDPDLWITGLTRMASMFNGVPNVVGMSLRNELRGPKQNVNDWYRYMQKGAEAVHSANPDVIVILSGLNYDKDLSFLRNRPVHLTFSGKIVFEVHWYGFTDGEAWKNGNSNQVCGRVVDNMMRVSGFLLDQGWPLFVSEFGVDQRGTNVNDNRYLGCFLSVAAELDLDWALWTLVGSYYLRQGVVGMNEYYGVLNWNWREVRNSTFLQLISALQSPFRGYDLRKSSPSSMIIRKSMACESLDKRTSCARGRHNTPSAPYVRARFIRS; encoded by the exons ATGGGGAGGCTTGTTTTCTTCTCATTTAtctccttcttctctttccTTACAACATTCTCTGATGTGATGATACCACAAAAGCAAGTCATGGCACTCCCTCTGTCAACTGACTCACGGTGGGTCGTGGACGAAAACGGGCAAAGAGTGAAGCTGGCATGCGTGAATTGGGTATCACATCTTGAGGTCATGGTAGCCGAGGGGCTTAGCAAGCAGCCCATGGATGGTATCGCCAAGCGGATTTTGTCCATGGGGTTCAACTGTGTTAGACTCACTTGGCCAGTTTTCTTGGTAACCAATGACACTCTGGGCTCCCTCACTGTAAGACAATCCCTTCAAAGCCATGGTCTCCTCGAATCAATATCTGGTATCCAGGCCAACAACCCCTCCATCATTGATCTCTCCCTCCTTGACGTTTACCAG GCAGTGGTGTCTAGTCTTGGGAACAATAATGTGATGGTGATACTGGACAATCACATAAGCAAGCCTGGTTGGTGCTGCAGTAATTCTGATGGCAATGGCTTCTTCGGTGACCAATATTTCGACCCGGATCTATGGATCACAGGCCTAACTAGAATGGCGAGCATGTTTAACGGTGTGCCTAATGTGGTGGGCATGAGCTTGAGGAATGAGCTTCGAGGCCCCAAACAAAATGTCAATGATTGGTACAG GTACATGCAAAAAGGAGCTGAAGCAGTGCACTCAGCGAACCCCGATGTTATTGTCATTCTATCGGGCCTGAACTATGACAAAGACTTGTCTTTCCTGCGCAATCGACCAGTGCATCTAACATTTAGTGGTAAAATAGTGTTCGAAGTGCATTGGTATGGCTTTACAGATGGGGAGGCATGGAAAAATGGCAACTCGAACCAAGTGTGTGGAAGAGTGGTGGATAATATGATGAGGGTATCTGGATTTTTGTTGGACCAAGGCTGGCCATTGTTTGTGAGTGAGTTTGGGGTGGATCAAAGAGGCACGAATGTTAATGATAATAGGTACTTGGGATGCTTCCTTAGTGTTGCAGCTGAACTTGACTTGGACTGGGCTTTGTGGACACTAGTTGGAAGCTACTATTTGAGGCAAGGTGTTGTAGGAATGAATGAGTACTATGGAGTTTTGAATTGGAATTGGCGTGAGGTCAGGAATTCAACATTCTTGCAGCTTATATCTGCCCTCCAATCTCCGTTTCGAG GTTATGATTTGAGGAAGTCGTCACCTAGTAGCATGATCATTAGAAAATCTATGGCCTGCGAGAGCTTGGATAAGAGGActagttgtgcaaggggaagacacaacacccctagtgcaccttatgtaag